One part of the Clostridium thermosuccinogenes genome encodes these proteins:
- a CDS encoding arginine repressor: protein MKYNRQAKILELIDRYAIETQEELAEKLKEMGMDVTQATISRDIKELRLIKVMTEDGKYKYAPFSQTENMLSNKLLTIFAESFVSCDYANNIVIVKTLPGMAQAAASAVDSLKWIEILGTIAGDDTIMIVCRAEKFAEELVEKFNRMKK from the coding sequence ATGAAGTATAATCGACAGGCTAAAATTCTTGAGTTGATTGACAGGTATGCTATTGAGACTCAGGAGGAACTGGCAGAAAAACTGAAGGAGATGGGCATGGATGTGACCCAGGCTACTATCTCCAGGGACATTAAGGAGCTCAGGCTGATAAAGGTCATGACGGAGGATGGCAAATATAAATATGCTCCCTTTTCTCAGACCGAAAACATGCTGTCCAATAAGCTGCTGACGATTTTTGCTGAATCCTTTGTGTCCTGTGATTATGCCAATAACATAGTCATAGTCAAGACCTTACCTGGTATGGCCCAGGCAGCCGCATCCGCTGTAGACTCCCTTAAATGGATAGAGATATTGGGAACGATAGCTGGAGATGACACGATAATGATAGTGTGCAGAGCTGAGAAGTTTGCTGAGGAACTGGTGGAAAAGTTCAATAGAATGAAAAAATGA
- a CDS encoding Mg2+ and Co2+ transporter CorB, which produces MQDNYRHPVDEKKVKFKPNLLGSGGNNKKWSLIITLVSFFLSASMSVIASNILGNVGILVSFFVVFAIIVINILFDIIGTAVTAADEAPFHAMASRKVYGAKQAIKLIRNADKVSNFCNDVIGDICGVISGTASTYIVLRIAADSESLRGVVINLIMTGMVASFTVGGKAFGKSLAIENSNYIIYKVSIIINFFKLKIKWKRDNKNKRKRK; this is translated from the coding sequence TTGCAAGATAATTATAGGCATCCTGTTGATGAAAAAAAGGTGAAGTTCAAGCCTAATCTGTTGGGCTCCGGTGGAAATAACAAGAAGTGGAGCCTTATAATAACTTTAGTTTCGTTTTTCCTGTCCGCATCCATGTCGGTAATCGCATCAAATATTTTGGGTAATGTCGGGATTCTGGTTTCATTTTTTGTGGTTTTTGCTATAATCGTTATAAATATATTGTTTGATATAATCGGTACAGCTGTGACAGCAGCTGATGAGGCTCCTTTTCATGCAATGGCGTCCAGAAAGGTGTATGGGGCAAAGCAAGCCATAAAGCTGATTAGGAACGCTGATAAGGTATCCAACTTCTGCAATGATGTCATTGGGGATATTTGCGGGGTAATAAGCGGAACTGCCAGCACTTACATAGTGCTGAGGATTGCTGCAGACAGTGAAAGCCTGAGAGGTGTGGTAATAAACCTGATAATGACCGGAATGGTGGCGTCCTTTACTGTCGGAGGCAAGGCGTTTGGTAAATCTCTGGCCATCGAAAACAGCAATTATATTATTTACAAGGTATCCATAATTATTAATTTTTTCAAACTAAAAATAAAGTGGAAAAGAGATAATAAAAATAAGCGCAAAAGAAAGTAA
- the xseB gene encoding exodeoxyribonuclease VII small subunit, translated as MSKKEKKFEEAIKELEEIVEKLEKGDLSLDESIEFFQKGIELSKYCSKRLDEIERKISLLVEDEKGRIIEEPFNVTEV; from the coding sequence ATGAGCAAGAAGGAAAAGAAGTTTGAAGAAGCAATAAAGGAATTGGAAGAAATTGTTGAAAAACTGGAAAAGGGTGATTTGTCTCTGGATGAATCCATTGAGTTTTTTCAGAAAGGTATAGAGTTATCAAAATACTGCAGTAAAAGGCTCGATGAGATAGAAAGGAAAATCAGCCTGCTGGTGGAAGACGAAAAAGGCCGGATAATCGAGGAACCCTTTAATGTGACGGAGGTTTGA
- a CDS encoding NAD(+)/NADH kinase, whose translation MKRIGIFTNRDKDKDLKYTKLLVESITMQGGEVIIPSDLAKDIGIKSKYEDEKEFLNNSEIIISLGGDGTFLKAARKVYGMGIPIMGINLGNLGFLTEVETGDVHSAVSSILEDKFELENRMMLEARIVSDGRTIARDVAVNDVVISRGCLPRITRLKMYIDDVLTETFPGDGLIVSTPTGSTAYTLAAGGPIVEPNTDLIIATPICPHILYSRSYITSSDKVYRIAVNEDYHHNATVTVDGQTGYEIKAGDYVEIRKSQHYVKLARLKKRNFFNVVRYKIYTRGESIRNNEV comes from the coding sequence ATGAAGCGTATTGGTATTTTTACGAACAGGGATAAGGATAAGGATCTGAAGTATACAAAGCTGTTGGTGGAGAGCATCACAATGCAGGGAGGGGAGGTAATTATCCCCTCGGATTTAGCAAAGGATATAGGTATAAAAAGCAAATATGAGGATGAAAAGGAATTTCTGAACAATTCCGAAATTATAATAAGCCTGGGAGGCGATGGCACCTTTCTAAAGGCGGCCAGAAAAGTATACGGCATGGGAATTCCCATTATGGGGATAAACCTTGGAAATCTTGGCTTCCTGACGGAGGTTGAGACGGGTGATGTCCATAGCGCTGTTTCCAGCATACTTGAGGATAAGTTTGAACTGGAGAACAGGATGATGCTGGAAGCCAGGATTGTAAGCGACGGCAGGACAATAGCAAGGGATGTTGCCGTCAATGATGTCGTGATATCCAGAGGATGCCTGCCGAGGATAACCCGATTAAAAATGTATATAGATGATGTCCTGACGGAAACATTTCCAGGGGACGGACTGATTGTGTCCACTCCTACGGGCTCGACAGCCTATACCCTTGCTGCCGGAGGGCCTATTGTGGAACCTAATACGGATCTCATAATAGCAACCCCCATATGCCCCCATATACTGTATTCCAGGTCCTATATAACTTCATCGGATAAGGTTTACAGGATAGCCGTGAATGAGGATTACCATCATAATGCCACCGTGACTGTCGACGGACAGACAGGCTACGAGATAAAGGCCGGCGACTATGTTGAGATAAGAAAATCACAGCATTATGTGAAATTGGCCCGGTTAAAAAAGAGGAACTTTTTTAACGTTGTCAGATACAAAATCTATACCCGAGGGGAGAGTATAAGGAACAATGAAGTATAA
- a CDS encoding divergent PAP2 family protein has product MQILVEIFSNRAIIIPALAWFIAQALKVVSVVIHDRKLDFTRFIGSGGMPSSHSAFIVSLSAVVGKNLGFDSMEFGMSVAIALIVMYDAAGVRRAAGKHAKVLNKLTRVISGQEKMQFDEELKELLGHTPLEVIMGALLGVIMGLWFG; this is encoded by the coding sequence ATGCAGATTTTAGTCGAGATATTTTCCAATAGAGCTATCATCATACCAGCACTGGCATGGTTTATTGCCCAGGCGCTCAAAGTTGTAAGTGTTGTAATCCATGACAGGAAATTGGATTTCACCAGGTTTATAGGCTCAGGCGGCATGCCCAGTTCCCATTCGGCTTTTATAGTGTCCCTGTCCGCAGTGGTGGGCAAAAACCTCGGTTTCGATTCCATGGAATTCGGCATGTCGGTGGCTATAGCGTTAATAGTTATGTATGACGCTGCCGGCGTCCGCAGAGCGGCAGGCAAGCACGCTAAAGTGCTGAACAAGCTGACCAGAGTGATATCCGGACAGGAAAAGATGCAGTTTGATGAGGAATTAAAAGAGCTTCTGGGGCACACTCCGCTGGAAGTTATAATGGGCGCGCTTTTAGGTGTCATCATGGGTTTGTGGTTTGGATGA
- the nusB gene encoding transcription antitermination factor NusB, producing MGRRASREIAMKLLYQLEFQKEDRDEQLNAVLEDNSLTESDREYIKDVVYGVLNNISDIDKTIETNAKGWKINRISKVDLAILRLGIYEIGFREDIPYSVSVNEAVELAKKYSGEDAGSFVNGILGKVPKSKELLL from the coding sequence ATGGGAAGACGTGCATCCAGGGAGATTGCAATGAAATTGCTTTATCAACTGGAGTTTCAGAAGGAAGACCGGGATGAACAGCTAAATGCAGTTTTGGAAGATAATAGCCTCACGGAATCGGACAGGGAGTATATAAAGGATGTGGTTTATGGAGTCTTGAATAATATAAGTGATATAGACAAGACGATAGAGACCAATGCAAAAGGCTGGAAAATCAACAGGATTTCCAAAGTTGATCTTGCAATCCTGAGGCTGGGCATATATGAGATAGGTTTCAGGGAGGATATCCCTTACTCGGTGTCTGTCAATGAAGCAGTGGAACTGGCTAAAAAATACAGCGGAGAGGATGCAGGGTCGTTTGTTAACGGCATTCTCGGAAAAGTGCCAAAATCAAAGGAGTTATTATTGTAA
- a CDS encoding TlyA family RNA methyltransferase: MEKERLDLLLVKKGLFESREKARSAIMTGIVFVNGEKEDKPGAKFTEDCEILVKGNVNPYVSRGGLKLEKAINTFGIVLKDKTAIDIGASTGGFTDCMLKNGAAKVYAIDVGYGQLAWTLRNDERVVCMERTNIRYVKPEDIGALADFASIDVSFISLKKVLPAAKDLLKEDGELVCLIKPQFEAGREKVGKKGVVRDLSTHEEVIREVVNFALNMGFKLKGLSYSPIKGPEGNIEYLMYITKAWDGNALKHEDIERLIGDVVRISHESLD; encoded by the coding sequence TTGGAAAAGGAAAGATTGGACCTTTTGCTGGTAAAGAAAGGTCTTTTTGAAAGCAGGGAAAAAGCCCGGAGCGCGATTATGACGGGCATTGTTTTTGTTAACGGTGAGAAGGAAGACAAGCCTGGTGCCAAATTTACAGAAGATTGTGAGATCTTAGTGAAAGGAAATGTAAATCCCTATGTGAGCCGGGGCGGTCTTAAGCTGGAAAAGGCCATTAATACGTTTGGAATAGTTCTTAAAGATAAGACAGCCATTGATATAGGCGCTTCCACAGGAGGTTTCACCGACTGTATGCTGAAAAACGGAGCAGCGAAGGTCTATGCCATAGATGTTGGTTATGGTCAACTGGCCTGGACATTGAGAAATGATGAACGGGTCGTTTGCATGGAAAGGACCAACATACGATATGTCAAGCCGGAAGACATCGGCGCTCTGGCGGATTTTGCATCGATTGATGTTTCTTTTATATCCTTAAAAAAGGTTTTACCGGCTGCGAAGGATCTGCTGAAAGAGGATGGAGAGCTTGTTTGCTTGATAAAGCCACAGTTTGAGGCAGGAAGGGAGAAAGTCGGAAAAAAGGGTGTTGTCAGGGATTTATCCACCCATGAAGAAGTCATCCGTGAGGTTGTGAACTTTGCGTTGAACATGGGATTTAAGCTCAAAGGCTTATCCTACTCACCGATAAAAGGCCCCGAGGGAAACATTGAATACCTGATGTACATCACAAAGGCTTGGGACGGTAACGCATTGAAGCATGAAGATATTGAACGGCTTATAGGCGATGTCGTCAGAATTTCCCATGAGAGCCTTGATTAA
- the dxs gene encoding 1-deoxy-D-xylulose-5-phosphate synthase has translation MLESILETIKSPDDIKKLNIQQMRQLAQEIREFLINSVSKTGGHLASNLGVVELTLALHKVFNSPEDKIIWDVGHQSYVHKIITGRREKFDTLRQAGGISGFPKTSESPHDVFNTGHSSTSISAALGMAKARDIKKGEYSVIAVIGDGALTGGMSFEALNDAGRSPNNIIVVLNDNEMSISRNVGGLSRYLSKIRTAPIYFKMKEDVSGILSRIPAIGESTARALDRAKGALKYIMVPGIIFEELGFKYLGPIDGHNLEELNDVLSRAKQSKGPVLVHVCTKKGMGYTYAEKNPLVFHGISPFDIETGEVLKYNGPGYSDIFGKELVKLAHEDDNIVAITAAMPQGTGLGLFSKEFPGRFFDVGIAEQHAVTFAAGLAASGLKPVVAIYSSFLQRAYDQILHDVALQNLHVVFAIDRAGVVGEDGETHQGLFDLSYLRQIPNMSIMAPCDNTELRLMLEYALKKHKGPIAIRYPRGMGKEKLVEATSCGIEFGRGVKIKEGKDFTVVALGSMVETALKAASMLEQMGITCDVIDARWAKPMDMKLISASVHKTGKAVVIEDNTVVGGFGSGVLEEFNKAGINVPVKLLGFPDQFIKHGSRDYLFEKYKLDPESVKNEMLKLWK, from the coding sequence ATGTTGGAAAGTATACTGGAGACCATCAAGTCACCAGATGATATAAAAAAACTGAATATTCAGCAAATGCGGCAGTTGGCCCAGGAGATCAGGGAATTCCTTATAAACAGCGTTTCAAAAACGGGGGGTCATCTGGCGTCCAATTTGGGAGTTGTGGAGCTCACTCTTGCGCTCCACAAGGTCTTCAACTCTCCAGAAGACAAGATAATATGGGATGTGGGTCACCAATCCTATGTGCATAAGATAATCACAGGGCGGAGGGAAAAATTCGACACTCTGAGACAGGCCGGGGGGATTTCCGGATTTCCCAAAACCAGCGAAAGCCCTCATGATGTGTTCAATACGGGACACAGCAGCACATCAATTTCCGCCGCTTTGGGTATGGCAAAAGCCAGGGATATCAAAAAGGGAGAATACTCTGTCATAGCCGTAATAGGTGACGGCGCCCTGACCGGAGGAATGTCCTTTGAGGCTCTGAATGATGCCGGAAGGTCTCCTAATAATATTATAGTCGTTTTGAATGACAATGAGATGTCCATATCAAGAAATGTAGGAGGCTTGTCCAGATATCTTAGTAAAATCAGAACAGCACCTATTTATTTTAAAATGAAGGAAGATGTGAGCGGTATATTAAGCAGAATACCGGCTATAGGTGAAAGTACGGCCAGAGCTTTGGACAGGGCGAAGGGTGCTCTGAAATACATAATGGTTCCGGGAATCATATTTGAAGAGCTGGGATTTAAGTACCTGGGACCCATAGACGGGCACAATCTCGAGGAACTCAATGATGTCCTGTCTAGAGCCAAACAGTCCAAAGGACCGGTTTTGGTGCATGTATGCACAAAAAAAGGAATGGGGTATACATATGCGGAAAAAAATCCTCTTGTTTTTCATGGCATATCCCCCTTCGACATAGAGACCGGTGAAGTGCTGAAATACAATGGTCCCGGTTATTCCGATATTTTTGGTAAAGAATTGGTCAAGCTCGCCCATGAGGATGATAACATAGTCGCGATAACTGCGGCTATGCCCCAAGGTACTGGCCTTGGACTTTTTTCAAAGGAATTTCCCGGCAGATTTTTTGATGTGGGTATAGCCGAGCAGCATGCGGTAACTTTTGCAGCAGGCCTGGCTGCCAGCGGGTTAAAGCCGGTAGTAGCCATTTACTCATCCTTCCTGCAGCGCGCCTACGACCAGATACTGCATGATGTTGCATTGCAAAACCTCCATGTGGTTTTTGCGATAGACCGGGCAGGGGTAGTTGGTGAAGATGGTGAAACCCACCAGGGTTTGTTTGATTTATCCTATCTCCGTCAGATACCCAATATGTCCATCATGGCTCCCTGTGACAACACGGAGCTTAGACTGATGCTGGAATATGCCCTTAAAAAGCACAAGGGACCTATCGCAATCCGTTATCCCAGGGGTATGGGCAAAGAAAAGCTGGTGGAAGCCACGTCCTGCGGTATAGAATTCGGACGGGGAGTGAAAATAAAGGAAGGAAAAGATTTTACGGTGGTTGCATTGGGCAGCATGGTGGAAACAGCTCTTAAAGCTGCTTCAATGCTGGAGCAGATGGGAATAACCTGTGATGTGATTGACGCCCGATGGGCAAAGCCTATGGATATGAAGCTTATTTCCGCATCCGTCCATAAAACCGGAAAAGCTGTCGTTATCGAAGATAATACGGTGGTTGGAGGCTTTGGCAGCGGAGTTCTGGAGGAATTTAACAAGGCAGGCATAAATGTGCCGGTTAAGCTTTTGGGTTTCCCCGACCAGTTTATAAAACATGGTTCCAGGGATTACCTGTTTGAGAAATACAAGCTTGATCCTGAATCCGTGAAAAATGAAATGTTAAAACTATGGAAATAG
- a CDS encoding polyprenyl synthetase family protein, with translation MDFKEKLNCYTNIINNELDKLLYIDGSEQRKIREAMRYSLMAGGKRLRPVLSLAVCEALDGDRDQVLPFACALEMIHTYSLIHDDLPAMDDDDYRRGRLTNHKVFGEAMAILAGDGLLNYAFEVMLDHVRKDSSNISAKLEAMHIIARSSGIDGMIGGQVVDLESEGKLIQPELLELMHRKKTGALIKASVLAAAALCNAGTEERASLERYADNLGMAFQIRDDILDVEGDPAEMGKNTGSDQVKNKATFVTLYGLEESKRMLKEMTREAVNPIEMFGEKGTFLRQLAEYLITRNN, from the coding sequence ATGGATTTCAAGGAAAAACTGAATTGCTATACAAACATTATTAACAACGAATTGGACAAACTCTTATATATTGACGGTTCCGAGCAAAGAAAAATCCGGGAAGCTATGAGATACAGCCTTATGGCCGGAGGAAAACGCTTGAGACCGGTACTTTCTCTGGCTGTCTGTGAAGCTTTGGATGGCGATAGAGATCAGGTGCTGCCTTTTGCGTGCGCTTTGGAAATGATACATACTTATTCCCTTATCCATGATGACTTACCGGCGATGGACGATGATGATTATAGAAGAGGAAGGCTTACAAACCACAAGGTTTTTGGTGAAGCCATGGCGATTCTGGCCGGAGATGGGTTGCTTAATTATGCTTTTGAAGTTATGCTGGATCATGTCCGCAAGGATAGCAGCAATATATCAGCAAAGTTAGAGGCAATGCATATTATAGCCCGGTCTTCGGGAATAGACGGCATGATTGGCGGCCAGGTGGTGGATCTGGAGTCGGAGGGTAAATTGATTCAGCCCGAATTGCTGGAGCTTATGCACAGGAAAAAAACCGGTGCTCTTATAAAAGCTTCTGTTCTGGCTGCTGCCGCCCTTTGCAATGCCGGTACGGAGGAAAGAGCTTCCCTGGAGCGTTATGCAGATAACTTAGGTATGGCTTTTCAGATAAGGGATGATATCCTGGATGTGGAGGGCGATCCCGCCGAGATGGGCAAAAATACCGGCAGCGACCAGGTAAAAAACAAAGCTACCTTTGTTACGCTTTATGGGCTGGAGGAATCGAAAAGAATGCTCAAAGAAATGACCCGGGAAGCGGTAAACCCGATAGAGATGTTTGGTGAAAAGGGAACATTCCTGAGGCAGCTGGCAGAATACCTGATAACACGAAATAACTAG
- the xseA gene encoding exodeoxyribonuclease VII large subunit, translating to MRYILSVSEINSYIKDVISRDLILSNLWVRGEISNYKYHYSGHMYFTLKDESSVLKCVMFKSYASALKFQPENGMKVIIKGYVSVFERDGQYQLYVEEMQADGLGNLHLAFEQLKKKLQEEGLFDPSHKKKIPLMPERIGVVTSSTGAVIRDIINVVSRRFRNVEIKIFPTAVQGEQAAGQISRAIRKLNELNCVDVIIVARGGGSLEELWPFNEEIVARSIYESKIPVISAVGHETDFTIADFVADLRAPTPSAAAEIVVPEKYMMVDRIQNLNSRLKNSLINSMKMNKMRYIKVMNRLPFRQPYDRVYQERMRLDVLGKSMYKSLLLIKRKAASDFGLLAGKLDSLSPLSILARGYSIAKQEGKGKIIKSVKDVNTGDRVRLEVSDGEISCVVDGISDKNAFFK from the coding sequence ATGCGGTATATATTGTCGGTATCGGAAATAAACAGTTACATAAAAGATGTGATATCAAGGGATCTTATCCTGTCCAATCTCTGGGTAAGAGGTGAGATATCAAATTATAAGTATCATTATTCGGGGCATATGTATTTTACCTTGAAGGATGAGAGCAGTGTCCTCAAGTGCGTTATGTTTAAATCCTATGCTTCAGCCTTGAAATTTCAGCCGGAAAATGGTATGAAAGTTATAATAAAGGGATATGTTTCGGTTTTTGAGAGAGATGGACAATACCAGCTATATGTGGAAGAAATGCAGGCAGATGGCCTGGGAAATCTTCACCTGGCCTTTGAACAGCTCAAGAAAAAGCTCCAGGAAGAGGGCTTGTTTGATCCATCCCACAAAAAAAAGATTCCTCTTATGCCGGAAAGGATAGGAGTTGTTACATCTTCCACCGGAGCTGTTATCCGTGATATTATTAATGTGGTAAGCCGCAGGTTCCGGAATGTGGAAATCAAAATCTTTCCCACGGCAGTACAGGGTGAGCAGGCGGCAGGACAGATATCCAGGGCCATACGCAAGCTGAATGAGCTGAATTGTGTGGATGTGATCATCGTTGCCAGGGGAGGAGGTTCCCTTGAAGAATTGTGGCCGTTTAATGAGGAAATTGTCGCCAGAAGCATTTATGAATCCAAAATACCGGTAATATCGGCCGTAGGTCATGAAACCGATTTTACCATAGCCGATTTTGTAGCAGATCTTCGAGCGCCAACTCCTTCAGCGGCAGCAGAGATAGTAGTCCCCGAAAAGTACATGATGGTGGACAGAATACAGAATTTGAATTCAAGGCTCAAAAATTCTTTGATAAACAGCATGAAAATGAATAAAATGAGGTATATAAAAGTAATGAACCGGTTGCCTTTCCGCCAACCCTATGATAGGGTGTATCAGGAGCGCATGAGGTTGGATGTTTTGGGGAAATCCATGTACAAATCCCTGCTGCTCATCAAGAGAAAAGCTGCTTCCGACTTCGGACTGCTGGCCGGGAAGCTTGACTCCCTCAGCCCTTTGAGCATACTGGCAAGAGGCTACAGCATAGCAAAGCAAGAAGGCAAGGGCAAAATCATAAAATCGGTAAAGGATGTGAACACAGGCGACAGGGTAAGGCTGGAAGTAAGCGACGGGGAGATTAGCTGCGTGGTTGACGGTATAAGTGATAAAAATGCTTTTTTTAAATAA
- a CDS encoding Asp23/Gls24 family envelope stress response protein, translating to MDDSNQSVVNESGAVKISEEVVAIIAGIAAMEVPGVAGMSGGIAGGIAEMLGRKNLSKGVKVEVGEKEAAIDLYIIVEYGCRIPDVAWEIQEKVKKAVETMAGLHVVEVNIHIQGVNIEKDHKKDKNEDDGSKLR from the coding sequence ATGGATGATAGTAATCAGAGTGTTGTCAACGAGTCTGGTGCAGTTAAGATATCCGAGGAGGTTGTTGCCATAATTGCCGGCATCGCAGCCATGGAAGTTCCCGGTGTGGCTGGTATGAGCGGCGGCATAGCCGGTGGAATAGCCGAAATGCTGGGAAGGAAAAATTTATCCAAGGGAGTAAAAGTCGAAGTTGGCGAAAAAGAAGCAGCTATTGACCTTTATATTATTGTAGAATATGGCTGCAGGATACCTGATGTAGCTTGGGAAATACAGGAAAAGGTTAAAAAAGCCGTGGAAACAATGGCAGGTCTACATGTAGTTGAGGTAAATATACATATTCAGGGCGTTAACATAGAAAAGGACCACAAGAAGGACAAAAATGAGGATGATGGATCAAAGCTAAGATAA
- a CDS encoding stage III sporulation protein AG has product MKFIHKAVDIVKALLDGKDRKKLVESALMVLIAGIIIVLAGSMFLDHGENSGKDVKKNAAVPEAMEAASRNVEKDDSGDIAREIGRVLSEIEGAGKVTVMITYVSGEEIVPAQDIRKIQNNTQERDSGGGTRTISEDEYESSIVFVDGEGGDKKPIILKTKMPEVKGVVIVAEGAGDSVVKENLVRAAQVLMDVPVHKIQVFKKSK; this is encoded by the coding sequence ATGAAGTTTATCCATAAGGCGGTGGATATTGTTAAGGCTTTGCTTGACGGCAAAGATAGGAAAAAATTGGTGGAATCTGCGTTGATGGTCCTGATTGCCGGAATTATCATAGTGCTTGCAGGGAGCATGTTTTTGGACCACGGGGAAAACAGCGGCAAGGACGTAAAAAAGAATGCTGCAGTTCCGGAGGCCATGGAGGCAGCAAGCAGAAATGTAGAAAAGGACGATTCCGGGGATATTGCCCGTGAAATCGGAAGGGTGTTGTCGGAGATAGAGGGAGCAGGGAAGGTAACCGTTATGATTACATATGTTTCCGGTGAGGAAATCGTACCGGCACAGGATATAAGAAAAATTCAGAACAACACTCAGGAACGGGATAGTGGAGGTGGTACCAGAACCATAAGCGAGGATGAATATGAAAGCAGCATTGTTTTTGTGGATGGGGAAGGAGGGGATAAAAAACCGATAATATTGAAAACCAAGATGCCTGAAGTTAAAGGTGTGGTAATAGTGGCAGAAGGGGCCGGAGATTCTGTTGTTAAGGAAAATCTGGTACGGGCTGCCCAGGTTTTAATGGATGTGCCTGTTCACAAGATACAGGTGTTCAAGAAAAGCAAATAG
- a CDS encoding SpoIIIAH-like family protein, translating into MTVFKRKQVVALALVLLIIVAGYLQYSYKKSSTASADKDAGKIGEAVYVENSDSEDPDFVALDEEGDAAAASKEANDLFAEAKLNRDMTRSKSESALKEIIEDENASQESRDEANKKMIEMVERTDCEVRIETLIKNKGFEDALAVFADDGTLDICVKAPTLTASDVAKIADIASRQANIEISDITVKNIY; encoded by the coding sequence ATGACAGTATTTAAAAGAAAGCAGGTTGTAGCATTAGCTTTAGTTTTGCTGATAATTGTAGCTGGTTATTTGCAGTACAGCTATAAGAAGAGCAGCACGGCCAGCGCCGACAAGGATGCCGGCAAGATAGGCGAGGCCGTATATGTTGAAAACTCTGATTCTGAAGATCCCGACTTTGTTGCGCTGGATGAAGAAGGAGATGCTGCGGCGGCTTCTAAAGAAGCAAATGATCTGTTTGCCGAAGCGAAGCTGAACCGGGATATGACCAGAAGCAAAAGTGAGAGCGCATTAAAGGAGATCATTGAGGACGAAAACGCCAGCCAGGAATCAAGAGATGAAGCCAATAAAAAAATGATAGAAATGGTAGAGAGGACCGACTGTGAAGTGAGAATTGAAACCTTGATAAAAAACAAAGGTTTTGAGGATGCACTTGCAGTATTCGCCGACGACGGCACTCTTGATATATGTGTAAAAGCACCGACTCTTACAGCTTCTGATGTTGCCAAAATTGCAGATATCGCATCAAGACAAGCCAATATAGAAATCAGCGACATTACGGTCAAGAATATTTATTGA
- the amaP gene encoding alkaline shock response membrane anchor protein AmaP: protein MNLFFRVLLTIYAIILAVISVLSMIVTIKPDVFLDISSYMYYNILTAGRGASFAMFFLSLVIFGLNITYLFSGIRMSKDKKGVSKYTNIGEIKISLNSIENIALNASRRLNGVKDTKAHVSKSEDGVSVTIKAVVLADINIPDVSSDIQVKVKNSIESATGVRVNDVKVMVENIYAGYKPRLE from the coding sequence ATGAATCTATTTTTCAGGGTTTTGCTCACTATCTATGCCATTATCCTGGCAGTAATTTCCGTTCTTTCTATGATAGTCACAATTAAACCTGATGTTTTTCTGGATATATCGAGTTATATGTATTATAATATATTGACGGCAGGCCGCGGGGCCTCTTTTGCGATGTTTTTTCTATCGCTGGTTATTTTTGGGTTGAACATAACATATTTATTTTCGGGCATCAGAATGAGCAAGGATAAAAAGGGTGTAAGCAAGTATACTAATATTGGAGAGATTAAGATTTCATTGAACTCAATAGAGAACATTGCACTGAATGCCTCCAGAAGGTTAAACGGTGTAAAGGATACGAAAGCTCATGTTTCAAAATCGGAAGATGGTGTTTCCGTCACGATTAAGGCAGTTGTACTGGCTGACATCAACATACCGGATGTTTCCAGCGATATTCAGGTGAAAGTGAAGAATTCGATTGAGTCGGCAACAGGTGTAAGAGTTAATGATGTAAAAGTTATGGTGGAAAACATTTATGCCGGATATAAACCTAGACTAGAGTGA
- a CDS encoding DUF2273 domain-containing protein: protein MDKEKLIQFYMTHRGGINGALTGFVISVLVLTIGLFRTLFIVIFVALGYFLGKKLTEDSDYIKNLLDKILPPGMYR from the coding sequence ATGGATAAGGAAAAGCTTATTCAGTTTTATATGACACATCGTGGAGGTATCAATGGCGCTCTGACAGGTTTTGTAATATCTGTGCTTGTGCTGACTATTGGCCTTTTCAGGACTTTATTTATTGTGATTTTTGTGGCGTTAGGGTACTTTCTGGGAAAAAAGCTTACAGAGGACTCAGATTACATAAAGAATCTTTTGGACAAAATATTACCACCAGGTATGTACAGGTAG